A single window of [Clostridium] hylemonae DSM 15053 DNA harbors:
- the map gene encoding type I methionyl aminopeptidase produces the protein MPISIKSGREIELMTEAGRILEIVHNELAKELHPGMSTKDIDVLGEEVIRSYGCIPSFLNYNGYPASVCVSVNEEVVHGIPDSHRILKDGDIVSLDAGVIYKGYHSDAARTHGIGELSKEAEKLVEVTRESFFEGIKYAKEGNYLFEISAAIGRYAESFGYGVVRDLCGHGIGTNLHEAPEIPNYEMNRKGVKLKAGMTLAIEPMINAGTWEVDWLDDDWTVVSRDGSLSAHYENTVLITDDEPKLLTLSK, from the coding sequence ATGCCAATCAGTATAAAATCAGGCAGAGAAATTGAATTAATGACAGAAGCCGGACGGATTCTTGAGATCGTTCACAACGAGCTTGCCAAAGAATTACATCCGGGCATGAGCACCAAGGACATAGATGTACTGGGGGAGGAAGTGATCCGCAGTTACGGCTGTATCCCTTCCTTCCTGAATTACAACGGCTATCCGGCGTCTGTCTGTGTATCCGTCAATGAGGAGGTCGTTCACGGCATACCGGACAGTCACCGTATATTGAAGGACGGTGATATTGTAAGTCTCGATGCGGGGGTCATATATAAAGGATATCATTCCGATGCCGCGAGGACACACGGCATCGGGGAACTGAGCAAAGAGGCCGAAAAACTGGTAGAAGTTACCAGAGAAAGCTTCTTTGAAGGTATAAAGTACGCAAAAGAAGGCAATTATCTATTTGAAATTTCGGCGGCGATCGGAAGATATGCGGAGAGCTTCGGTTATGGGGTGGTGCGTGACTTGTGCGGCCACGGGATCGGAACGAATCTGCATGAAGCTCCGGAGATACCGAATTATGAGATGAACAGAAAAGGCGTAAAGCTCAAAGCGGGTATGACACTTGCGATAGAGCCGATGATCAATGCGGGCACATGGGAAGTCGACTGGCTTGATGATGACTGGACTGTGGTGTCGCGGGACGGCTCTTTATCTGCTCATTATGAGAATACGGTATTGATAACAGACGATGAACCGAAACTTTTGACCTTATCGAAGTGA
- a CDS encoding KOW domain-containing RNA-binding protein, producing MEEVKTGMLAKSKAGHDKGQVYVIVDTDDAYVYLADGKIRTLGRLKKKKKKHVQPILREFDMTAADDAAIKQILKNFNKEKKNQEDL from the coding sequence ATGGAAGAAGTAAAGACAGGAATGCTTGCAAAATCTAAGGCGGGTCATGATAAAGGGCAGGTTTATGTTATAGTGGACACCGATGATGCATATGTATATTTAGCAGACGGTAAAATTAGAACTCTTGGCAGGCTGAAAAAGAAGAAAAAAAAGCATGTACAGCCGATCCTGAGAGAATTCGATATGACAGCAGCAGATGATGCAGCGATAAAACAGATACTTAAAAATTTTAATAAGGAAAAAAAGAATCAGGAGGATTTATAA
- the infA gene encoding translation initiation factor IF-1, translated as MSKADVIEIEGKVVEKLPNAMFQVELENGHQVLAHISGKLRMNFIKILPGDKVTLELSPYDLSKGRIIWRDK; from the coding sequence ATGTCAAAAGCTGACGTAATTGAGATTGAAGGAAAAGTAGTAGAGAAATTGCCTAACGCAATGTTTCAGGTGGAGCTGGAAAACGGTCACCAGGTGCTTGCGCATATCAGCGGAAAGCTGCGCATGAACTTTATCAAGATACTGCCGGGAGACAAGGTAACACTGGAGTTATCCCCGTACGATCTTTCAAAAGGAAGGATCATCTGGAGAGATAAATAA
- the rpmJ gene encoding 50S ribosomal protein L36 — MKVRSSVKPICEKCKVIKRKGSVRIICENPKHKQRQG, encoded by the coding sequence GTGAAGGTTAGATCATCAGTAAAACCAATTTGCGAAAAATGCAAAGTTATCAAGAGAAAAGGAAGTGTTCGCATTATCTGCGAGAATCCAAAGCATAAACAGCGTCAGGGATAA
- the rpsM gene encoding 30S ribosomal protein S13 yields the protein MARIAGVDLPRDKRVEIGLTYIYGIGRTSATRILSEAGVSPDIRCRDLTDEDVKKISAVIDETQTVEGDLRREIALNIKRLQEIGCYRGIRHRKGLPVRGQKTKTNARTRKGPKRTVANKKK from the coding sequence ATGGCTCGTATAGCAGGTGTAGACTTACCAAGAGACAAACGTGTAGAGATCGGACTTACTTATATTTATGGGATCGGAAGGACGAGTGCGACACGTATTCTCAGCGAGGCAGGCGTTAGCCCTGACATTCGCTGCAGAGACCTTACAGACGAAGACGTAAAGAAGATCAGTGCTGTAATCGATGAAACTCAGACAGTAGAAGGTGATCTCAGAAGAGAGATCGCTCTGAACATAAAGAGATTACAGGAGATCGGATGCTACAGAGGTATCCGTCACAGAAAAGGACTTCCGGTGCGCGGTCAGAAGACAAAGACAAACGCGAGAACGAGAAAAGGTCCTAAGAGAACAGTAGCAAACAAGAAGAAATAA
- the rpsK gene encoding 30S ribosomal protein S11 has product MAKKVTKKVTKKRVKKNVERGQAHIQSSFNNTIVTLTDAQGNALSWASAGGLGFRGSRKSTPYAAQMAAETAAKAALVHGLKSVDVMVKGPGSGREAAIRALQACGIDVTSIKDVTPVPHNGCRPPKRRRV; this is encoded by the coding sequence ATGGCAAAGAAAGTTACAAAGAAAGTGACAAAGAAACGTGTCAAGAAAAACGTTGAACGCGGACAAGCACACATCCAGTCATCTTTTAACAATACAATTGTTACATTGACAGATGCACAGGGTAATGCTCTTTCATGGGCAAGTGCAGGCGGTCTGGGATTTAGAGGTTCAAGGAAATCTACTCCTTATGCAGCTCAGATGGCAGCTGAGACAGCGGCTAAAGCAGCATTGGTACATGGTTTAAAATCAGTAGACGTTATGGTTAAGGGACCAGGTTCAGGGAGAGAAGCAGCGATCCGTGCGCTTCAGGCATGCGGCATCGACGTAACAAGCATCAAGGACGTGACTCCGGTACCACACAATGGCTGCCGCCCGCCGAAGCGCAGAAGAGTCTAG
- the rpsD gene encoding 30S ribosomal protein S4, with protein MAVNRVPVLKRCRSLGMDPIYLGIDKKSNRQLKRSNRKMSEYGLQLREKQKAKFIYGVLEKPFRNYYTKAKQMSGMTGENLMILLESRLDNVVFRMGLARTRREARQIVDHKHVMVNGKQINIPSYIVKAGDVVEIKEKHKSSPRYKGILEVTGGRLVPDWLEVDTENLKGTVKELPARDAIDVPVDEMLIVELYSK; from the coding sequence ATGGCAGTTAACAGAGTTCCGGTTCTTAAAAGATGTCGTTCACTTGGTATGGACCCGATCTATTTAGGAATTGATAAAAAATCCAACAGACAGTTAAAAAGATCTAACAGAAAGATGAGCGAGTATGGTCTCCAGTTACGTGAGAAGCAGAAAGCGAAATTTATCTATGGCGTATTAGAAAAACCTTTCAGAAACTATTACACAAAGGCAAAACAGATGAGCGGAATGACAGGTGAGAATCTTATGATTCTTCTTGAGTCAAGACTTGACAATGTCGTATTCCGTATGGGACTCGCAAGAACAAGACGCGAGGCAAGACAGATCGTTGACCACAAACATGTGATGGTAAACGGAAAACAGATCAACATTCCTTCTTACATTGTAAAAGCAGGCGATGTTGTTGAGATCAAAGAAAAACACAAAAGCTCTCCGAGATACAAAGGGATCCTGGAAGTTACAGGAGGACGTTTGGTTCCGGACTGGTTAGAGGTAGATACTGAAAACCTGAAAGGAACTGTTAAGGAACTTCCTGCACGTGATGCAATCGATGTTCCTGTTGACGAAATGTTGATCGTCGAATTATATTCTAAATAA
- a CDS encoding DNA-directed RNA polymerase subunit alpha, with protein sequence MFDFNKPNIEITEISEDKKYGRFVVEPLERGYGTTLGNSLRRIMLSSLPGSAISQVKIDGVLHEFSSIPGVKEDVTEIVMNLKSLAIKNTSETDEPKTAYIEFEGEGVVTAADIQVDQDIEIMNPETVIATLNGGADSKLYMELTITKGRGYVSADKNKNDELPIAVIPIDSIYTPVERVNLTVENTRVGQITDFDKLTLDVYTNGTLLPDEAVSLAAKVLSEQLKLFIDLSEVAQAAEVMIEKEDDEKEKVLEMSIDELELSVRSYNCLKRAGINTVEELTNRTPEDMMKVRNLGRKSLEEVLAKLDELGLCLSRGEE encoded by the coding sequence GTGTTTGATTTTAATAAACCGAATATTGAAATAACTGAGATTTCAGAAGATAAAAAGTATGGAAGATTTGTTGTGGAACCTCTGGAAAGAGGATATGGTACAACTTTGGGTAACTCTCTTCGGAGAATCATGCTTTCATCTCTGCCGGGGTCAGCGATCAGTCAGGTGAAAATCGACGGTGTGCTGCACGAATTCAGTTCAATTCCGGGCGTGAAAGAAGATGTTACCGAAATCGTCATGAATTTGAAATCACTGGCTATCAAAAATACGTCTGAGACAGATGAGCCGAAGACAGCCTACATTGAATTTGAAGGTGAAGGCGTTGTCACAGCAGCGGATATCCAGGTAGACCAGGATATTGAGATCATGAATCCTGAAACAGTTATTGCGACACTGAATGGCGGGGCAGACAGCAAATTATACATGGAGCTTACCATCACAAAGGGCAGGGGATATGTAAGTGCTGACAAGAATAAAAACGACGAGTTACCAATCGCAGTAATTCCGATTGATTCTATTTACACCCCGGTGGAGCGTGTAAACCTTACTGTTGAGAACACACGTGTTGGTCAGATCACAGACTTTGACAAATTGACATTAGATGTATATACCAACGGAACTTTGCTTCCGGACGAAGCAGTCAGCTTAGCGGCAAAGGTACTCAGCGAACAACTTAAACTCTTCATCGACCTGTCAGAAGTTGCCCAGGCAGCGGAAGTTATGATCGAAAAAGAAGACGATGAGAAGGAAAAAGTGCTGGAAATGAGTATCGACGAACTGGAGTTATCCGTTCGTTCATACAATTGCCTGAAGAGAGCCGGGATCAATACAGTTGAAGAACTGACAAACAGGACACCGGAAGATATGATGAAAGTTCGTAACCTTGGACGTAAGTCTTTGGAAGAAGTGTTGGCAAAGTTAGATGAATTAGGCTTATGTCTCAGCAGAGGCGAGGAGTAG
- a CDS encoding bL17 family ribosomal protein: MAKYRKLGRTSSQRKALIRNQVTALLNNGKIVTTEAKAKEIRKVAEGLIAMAVREKDNFEEVTVKAKVARKDKDGKRVKEVVDGKKVTVYDEVEKKVKKDMPGRLHARREMMKVLYPVKEVPAAQAGRKKNTKEVDLVAKMFDEIAPKYTGRNGGYTRIVKIGQRKGDAAMEVLLELV, translated from the coding sequence ATGGCAAAATATAGAAAGCTTGGAAGAACATCAAGCCAGAGAAAAGCATTGATCAGAAATCAGGTAACAGCATTGCTCAACAACGGCAAGATCGTTACGACAGAAGCTAAAGCAAAAGAGATCCGCAAGGTAGCAGAAGGTCTCATTGCAATGGCGGTAAGAGAAAAAGACAACTTTGAAGAAGTAACTGTAAAGGCCAAAGTTGCCCGCAAGGACAAAGACGGCAAGAGAGTGAAAGAAGTAGTAGACGGAAAGAAAGTTACTGTTTACGATGAAGTTGAGAAGAAAGTTAAAAAGGATATGCCGGGCAGACTTCACGCAAGACGTGAGATGATGAAGGTTCTTTATCCTGTAAAAGAAGTTCCGGCTGCACAGGCAGGAAGAAAGAAAAATACAAAGGAAGTTGACCTTGTCGCAAAAATGTTCGATGAGATTGCTCCTAAGTATACAGGACGCAACGGCGGTTATACAAGAATCGTTAAGATCGGACAGCGTAAAGGTGACGCTGCGATGGAAGTTCTTCTTGAACTTGTATAA
- a CDS encoding helix-turn-helix domain-containing protein has protein sequence MTNPATFSYAPLWETMKKKNVSTYKLITTYNFNKGTIYHLKRGDNVTISTLAILCQILECSISDIVEIKY, from the coding sequence ATGACTAATCCTGCGACCTTTTCATATGCTCCCCTTTGGGAGACCATGAAAAAGAAAAATGTATCAACATATAAGCTGATAACTACTTATAATTTTAATAAAGGAACTATATATCATCTAAAGCGTGGTGACAATGTAACCATATCTACTTTGGCTATATTATGCCAGATTTTAGAATGTTCAATTTCGGATATCGTAGAAATTAAATATTAA
- a CDS encoding zinc ribbon domain-containing protein, whose amino-acid sequence MSFCSKCGKETGQGSKFCGNCGAPLKPVNIGLHTKRSTKIKMIVPTIAIISVCIIYMVSGIFSTEPVDSKHLKSGVSKAEGDSVGQNNEEPEAAVSSSDKVINEQTAAKAVGAFLQSDNLKTLSTTEYYEVRGDEAYRYNEMIYVPIYAPTGDRGLQFIYVAVANPASAFGDTTIFYEGEELQSGERLEEFQAYDYL is encoded by the coding sequence ATGAGTTTTTGCAGTAAATGTGGAAAAGAAACTGGGCAAGGAAGCAAATTCTGTGGAAATTGCGGCGCGCCTCTAAAACCAGTCAATATTGGTTTGCATACGAAGAGAAGTACAAAAATCAAAATGATAGTACCTACGATTGCGATTATTTCTGTATGTATTATTTACATGGTCAGTGGAATTTTCAGCACTGAGCCGGTTGATAGCAAGCATCTTAAGAGCGGGGTCAGTAAGGCAGAAGGAGACAGCGTTGGACAGAATAATGAGGAACCGGAGGCAGCGGTATCAAGTTCGGACAAGGTGATAAATGAACAGACTGCGGCTAAGGCAGTCGGAGCATTTTTGCAATCAGATAATTTAAAAACTTTGTCTACTACCGAGTACTATGAAGTAAGAGGTGACGAAGCCTACCGTTATAACGAAATGATTTATGTGCCTATTTATGCCCCTACTGGAGACAGGGGACTGCAATTTATTTATGTTGCTGTTGCGAACCCCGCCAGTGCGTTTGGTGATACAACAATATTTTATGAAGGCGAGGAATTACAGTCAGGTGAGAGACTAGAAGAATTTCAGGCGTATGATTATTTATAA
- a CDS encoding zinc ribbon domain-containing protein — protein sequence MAFLEDIDRTLTALGQGALQKTKEISNHAKVSITIKSLEEQKKESFVELGSIYYSLHKKDRDSLTEEFSQIVNRIYELDRQIEELKEQIISESYCPNCNTAIPLNSVFCNVCGTRVKEAALDNDGMLSAEQKKCSQCGNEIDEHQLFCTYCGRPVK from the coding sequence ATGGCATTTTTAGAGGACATTGACAGAACTCTGACTGCATTGGGACAGGGAGCTCTTCAAAAGACTAAGGAGATATCTAATCATGCAAAAGTATCCATTACAATAAAAAGTCTGGAAGAGCAGAAAAAAGAAAGTTTTGTTGAACTGGGAAGTATTTATTACAGCTTACATAAAAAAGACAGAGACAGCCTGACGGAGGAGTTTTCTCAAATAGTCAATCGTATTTATGAATTAGACAGGCAGATAGAAGAGCTTAAGGAGCAGATCATAAGTGAAAGTTATTGCCCTAACTGTAATACTGCAATACCGCTAAATTCAGTTTTCTGCAATGTCTGTGGAACCAGAGTCAAAGAAGCAGCTTTAGATAATGACGGGATGCTGTCTGCTGAACAGAAAAAGTGTAGTCAATGTGGCAATGAAATAGATGAGCATCAGTTGTTCTGCACTTATTGCGGGAGACCAGTCAAGTGA
- a CDS encoding tetratricopeptide repeat protein, which produces MSISCSALIAGDQSSEIQFVFKEKKMICKECNTENPQGAKFCLKCGKELEQEQIQNVYKKKTRKTLYISIITLVICITALMGFKVYSDTKNYNAAIKRAERFYASGKYDDAVREYEKAMDILPENGKAYTGLAYLYRDLGEFSNSYNILETANEEGIKTEQEVEELKEYEEKYNFLMNMSDNIYSGRYQEVYDTLESVTADEYGQLYMQNGKIVEKIEDGPGIIFNVADGIYVGDIMDGFRNGNGIQIGYYNESYYYADGLWEEDMVNGECTLYYDNYGGEQANEMYVVGNYTNNLMDGEMEMRWRKKGEEDYSSGTARAVAGEFKSLGKTDDDKLIYVRGDSTYWSTSASGLKDNGVPFLPE; this is translated from the coding sequence ATGAGCATCAGTTGTTCTGCACTTATTGCGGGAGACCAGTCAAGTGAAATACAATTCGTATTTAAGGAGAAAAAAATGATTTGTAAAGAATGTAATACAGAAAACCCCCAGGGCGCTAAATTTTGCCTGAAATGTGGAAAGGAATTAGAACAGGAGCAGATTCAGAATGTTTATAAAAAAAAGACGAGGAAAACTTTGTATATATCTATAATCACTCTGGTTATCTGTATAACGGCATTAATGGGATTTAAAGTATATAGTGATACTAAAAATTATAATGCAGCGATAAAAAGAGCGGAACGTTTTTACGCGAGCGGAAAATACGATGATGCAGTCAGGGAATATGAAAAAGCAATGGACATTTTACCGGAAAACGGCAAAGCATATACAGGGCTGGCATATCTCTATCGCGATCTGGGAGAGTTCAGCAATAGTTACAACATTCTGGAAACTGCCAATGAAGAAGGCATAAAAACGGAACAAGAGGTAGAAGAATTAAAAGAATATGAAGAGAAGTATAACTTCCTTATGAACATGTCCGACAACATTTATTCAGGACGTTATCAGGAAGTGTATGATACATTGGAGTCAGTGACAGCAGATGAATATGGACAGCTTTATATGCAGAACGGAAAGATAGTAGAAAAAATAGAAGATGGTCCTGGAATTATATTTAATGTTGCAGATGGGATTTATGTCGGCGATATCATGGATGGTTTTAGAAATGGGAACGGTATTCAGATAGGTTATTATAATGAGAGCTATTATTATGCAGACGGTCTGTGGGAAGAGGATATGGTAAATGGAGAATGCACTTTGTACTATGATAATTATGGAGGAGAACAAGCAAATGAAATGTATGTCGTAGGGAATTATACGAATAATCTGATGGACGGAGAAATGGAAATGAGATGGAGAAAAAAAGGGGAAGAAGACTATAGCAGCGGGACAGCCCGCGCCGTAGCAGGGGAATTTAAATCTTTAGGAAAGACAGATGATGATAAACTGATCTATGTCAGAGGTGACTCTACATACTGGTCCACAAGCGCATCTGGGTTGAAGGATAATGGCGTTCCATTTTTACCAGAATAA
- a CDS encoding zinc ribbon domain-containing protein — MFCFKCGRPIEVADKYCPYCGVPQFSDTAALPDTVQVSEVSESTKKDTWNGMSAVDILICIMYALMILRWTRVFLTNIKSTWNYFKFIDKDTGLIGLLVYTAVFAILIFTCVMGINSVKHHVYHISMGFIIIGFAVLIKTGMLIFDGTLFDSTQMIAYQIVYVYGKITVGTIVLGILISFLLYTKIDKKV, encoded by the coding sequence ATGTTCTGTTTTAAATGTGGAAGACCCATTGAAGTTGCTGATAAGTATTGCCCATATTGCGGAGTTCCTCAATTTTCTGACACAGCAGCATTACCAGATACAGTACAGGTATCAGAGGTCAGTGAGAGTACAAAAAAAGATACTTGGAATGGCATGAGTGCAGTAGATATTCTCATTTGTATCATGTATGCGCTTATGATTCTTCGCTGGACCCGGGTATTCTTAACAAATATAAAGAGTACATGGAATTATTTTAAATTTATAGATAAAGATACAGGTTTAATAGGCTTGTTAGTGTATACAGCAGTATTTGCTATATTAATTTTCACATGTGTTATGGGAATAAACAGCGTAAAACATCATGTATATCACATTAGCATGGGTTTTATAATTATTGGATTTGCAGTATTGATAAAGACAGGGATGCTTATTTTCGATGGAACCTTATTTGATTCCACTCAGATGATAGCGTACCAGATCGTATATGTATATGGAAAAATTACCGTCGGAACAATTGTATTAGGTATTCTAATATCTTTTCTATTGTACACAAAAATAGATAAAAAAGTATAA
- a CDS encoding TetR/AcrR family transcriptional regulator, with protein MKENISKEQFIKATYEILSKEGIQALSIRRLGKVMDCNPANIYRYFTGMDELVLYASLQFLRGYLKDVASCFERIQDGLKLHFAVWRCFAESSFERPEIFDNLFFGKYSARLDQIMKEYYQMYPEELDMIGKGKEVIFIDGDFSHRDYLMIEHCVKDRNLSRSDAKLLNSASIHLYKGYLKDILDERAQGVSADATGKTDEFMKCLEEIVFRFVA; from the coding sequence ATGAAAGAGAATATTTCCAAAGAACAATTTATAAAGGCAACATATGAAATTCTCTCGAAGGAGGGGATCCAGGCGTTGAGTATCCGCCGGCTCGGAAAGGTGATGGACTGTAACCCTGCAAATATATACCGTTATTTCACGGGAATGGATGAACTTGTCCTGTATGCGTCGCTGCAGTTTCTGAGGGGGTACCTCAAAGATGTGGCCAGTTGTTTTGAGCGGATACAGGACGGCCTGAAGCTTCATTTTGCGGTTTGGAGGTGCTTTGCGGAATCCTCATTTGAGAGACCCGAGATATTTGACAATCTGTTCTTTGGAAAATACAGCGCCAGGCTGGATCAGATAATGAAGGAATATTATCAGATGTATCCGGAGGAGCTGGATATGATCGGAAAAGGGAAGGAGGTTATATTTATAGACGGTGATTTCAGTCACAGAGATTACCTGATGATCGAGCATTGTGTAAAGGACAGGAATCTGAGCAGAAGTGATGCGAAGCTTTTAAACAGTGCAAGCATTCATCTGTACAAAGGGTATTTGAAAGATATCCTTGACGAAAGAGCGCAGGGAGTGTCTGCAGACGCTACAGGCAAGACTGACGAGTTTATGAAATGTCTGGAGGAAATAGTCTTCAGATTTGTGGCATAA
- a CDS encoding ornithine cyclodeaminase family protein yields the protein MNMDEMLRKEKDRVERKIKIGSEILYLTKDQCIEAGPDTDETLEIIEKTLTAHGNKEYEMPAKIGIHPYDDVFYHAMPAYVPGQMACGEKWIECYPRNPKEYGLPQTSGLMILNEILTGFPLVIMDGAWLTAMRTPAVTSIAAAALHPDAETFGMFGCGVQGIGHVRFIVKKLKNLKKIYVYDVRQESMDRLVEEVKDEISGIEIIKAASPEEVAANCDVMSSATIITRENMAVVKEEWLHAGQTILPCDLNTFWEASIQKNADKYIVDSKDEHVLFDSMGYFPDGLPDIYAETGEIIAGLKPGRERKEERIVCSNIGMSVCDVAMAKFIFDSALERNLGTVMKL from the coding sequence ATGAACATGGACGAAATGCTGAGAAAAGAAAAGGACAGGGTCGAAAGAAAGATCAAGATAGGAAGCGAGATACTATATCTGACAAAAGACCAGTGCATTGAGGCCGGGCCGGATACGGACGAGACATTGGAAATCATCGAAAAGACTCTGACGGCCCACGGGAATAAAGAGTATGAGATGCCTGCCAAGATCGGCATACATCCGTATGACGATGTATTTTACCACGCTATGCCGGCATATGTGCCCGGGCAGATGGCCTGCGGCGAGAAATGGATCGAATGTTATCCGAGGAATCCAAAAGAATACGGACTGCCCCAGACATCGGGGCTCATGATCTTAAATGAGATACTTACCGGCTTTCCGCTTGTCATTATGGACGGGGCATGGCTCACGGCGATGCGGACACCTGCAGTTACTTCTATAGCCGCGGCAGCGCTGCATCCGGATGCGGAGACATTTGGCATGTTTGGCTGCGGTGTACAGGGGATAGGTCATGTAAGGTTTATCGTTAAGAAGCTGAAAAACCTGAAAAAAATATACGTATATGATGTACGGCAGGAATCCATGGACCGTCTTGTTGAAGAGGTAAAGGATGAGATATCCGGCATAGAGATCATAAAAGCAGCTTCCCCTGAGGAAGTGGCGGCCAATTGTGATGTCATGTCCTCCGCAACGATCATAACAAGAGAAAATATGGCTGTTGTGAAGGAAGAGTGGCTTCACGCAGGACAGACGATCCTTCCCTGTGACTTGAACACGTTCTGGGAGGCCAGTATCCAGAAGAATGCGGATAAGTATATCGTGGACAGCAAAGATGAGCATGTTCTGTTTGACAGCATGGGATATTTTCCGGACGGACTGCCTGATATATATGCAGAGACAGGCGAGATCATAGCGGGACTCAAGCCGGGAAGAGAGCGGAAAGAAGAACGGATCGTGTGCTCCAATATCGGAATGTCTGTATGTGACGTCGCCATGGCGAAATTTATTTTCGATTCTGCGCTTGAGCGAAATCTCGGGACAGTCATGAAGCTTTAG